taatttcccaaaacaaaagaaagcgcacccgTAATACTTACCGTTCTGTCGTGAAATGACGCACGCTGAGGGAACGGTTAGTTCACAAAGTCTGCTCGGGCATTATGCCATCTCGCTCAAACCCCAGGCGCTCTTGCTCCCTCGCATACCAGCACATGATAGTATTTTTTGCTGTCAAATTCCATCGAACTATGCAACATAAACAGCAAATTTGCATATGCTCGTGCTGGTTTCAATGCAGGAAATAAGATGCTCgccatccttttttctctgcctCTGTAGAATCTTCTTCTGTAGAATGGCCACTGACTAAAGCCCATAGGTTAAAGCTGCATCTCTACCAATGAGAAGCCAGCAGATGAGCAAAGTAATCATAATCACCAAGAGGAACAAGCACGAGTCGATCAAAAACATAATTGAAAGCTAACTTAAATGTTATAAAATGTATTAAttttatatatctatatatatatatatatatatatatatatatatatatatatatatatatatatatatatatatatatatatatatatatatatatatatatatatatatatatataaaaaatattaatacatTTAATAActaatttaaataactttatttaatttaataattaataattatatttatatatatatatatatatatatatatatatatatatatatatatatatatatatatatatatatatatagatatataaaattaatacatttaataacatttaagttagctttttattttattttcgatcgaCTCGTGCTTGTTCCTCTTGGTGATTATGATTACTTTGCTCATCTGCTGGCTTCTCATTGGTAGAGATGCAGCTTTCACCTATGGGCTTTAGTCAGTAGCCATTCTATAGGAGAAGATTCTACAGAGGCAGAGAAAAATGGATGACGAGTATCTTATTTCATGCATTGAAACCAGCACGAGCATATGCAAATTTGCTGTTTATGTTGCATAGTTCGATGGAATTTGACAGCAAAAAATACTATCATGTGCTGGTATGCGAGGGAGCAAGAGCGCCTGGGGTTTGAGCGAGATGGCATAATGCCCGAGCAGACTTTGTGAACTAACCGTTCCCTCAGCGTGCGTCATTTCACGACAGAACGGTAAGTATTAcgggtgcgctttcttttgttttgggaaattagttttttatcttgtgtgtgcgtgcgtgtgtggggcATCTGGCTACCTTAGAGACATATCGATCTTGTCCAGTTTGGGCAGAAGGTACCGGCCCCTAggtcatcattttcttctcgccgAGTGTCCGCGGATGAggtagagtgtgtgtgtgtgtgtgcatgtgtgcatgtgcggcTGTAGAAAAGAAGCCACAGGTTGGTGTGAAGCGAGACACGCGTGCTCGGGCGCTTGAACAGTCGAAACAATCGGAAGCAGGGCCGTGTCCCGCATCGGCATCATGTCGGAGATCTTCCTGATCAAGAACcggctccaccagcagcaacttcGGTTGGTAGAGAAAGCGCAGAAGAACAGCCATGATGGTGATTCGGTTGGTGGTGCCAACATCGTGGATGGAACGGTTGGTGCGAGTGAGAACAGTGAGGTTGGAACGAGTGAGCGCAAACATGACAATGCGGCCTGTATGTACACGCATTCtgagttaatttttttctccaatttGGGCTccactttcttcctttttgtggAATGATATACATGTTAGATTGCCGCGAAGTTGCATTTTCCAGGCGCGCATCGTAGTGCacattgcgtgtgtgtgtgtgggtgtgtgttgtgtgtgcctATTGTTGAGTCATGGTGTGCGTGAAATGCTCATCACTGGCGACTAGATGATCCTTTGATTTATTCGAAGGGACACTTCTCGATGTCGGGTTTATAAAATTCTAGCTATTTTGGCTGACCTCTTATGAACCTTTCGTATCTTTTGATAGCGCGTTGAAGGTGGCAGCATTGATATCTCTTTGAGGAAAATTTCGGGAATTACCTTAGCTGTAGAATGTTAAGGGAAACTCACGCCGCCACCTTCGGGCCTGCATCATCTGTCAAAACTGGTTTTAGATGACAATTGTTTATTTGTGAATGTTTAAAAAGAggagaattttttttaattttgagaaATATTGGTTTGAGTCCTTCAAAGAAATAGTTGATTTTGTGGGTTTagcaattattcaaattgacATCTTGTGTTGCTCTTAATCACAGTGCTGAGCgttgaaatgcaattattcAGATTCTTTTCTGGACATTGATGCGCTCCAAAGCGTTAAAAATATCTCTGGAATTTTGCTAATTGATGAGCTAAGGCTTTGAATGATTGGAGTCCTTAGGAACCGAAGGATATGGTTACCCAAATGGCATTTCGATTCGTGACCGTTTTAGGGGAGTTTGAATGTCCCATCGGAATGTGCCGTTGGTGGAGTAACTGATGGTGTAATGTAGGAAAAGAACAACGCTCAAATTCACTCTTGCTAATATTCCGAATCTAGCGCGGCAACGGTGCTGCAGGTTGAGATGTCTTATTTGCTTTACCGTCGAGCTTCTTTATCGTTAAGAAATTCCCTTTCACCGTTGAAGGAGCTGCCTGGAGTATGCTTAAAGATTTCTCTAAATTGAAAGAAACTAACTTTTTCAATGTGCTCGCAAAGATCACTTTCGTACTCTGTGAGATAGCTGTTCTGAGAACCCTGCTCAGTTACTGTGCAAAACTTCCTCGACGAAaaagttttattgtttttattaatttatcaaaaaaaaaatgataaaatcaaGATTTTTGCACCTGCTTGTTATAAATGAGCAGGTCACATTTTAGCTCGATAGCTATGATGGATGAACTACTGTAGTAAAAAACGCAATCAATAGTAACAATCCCATCAAACAATCACACATACAGGGAAAACATGAATTAGAATGAGAACTACAGCTTGAGctttaaattagattttatttttcaactatttacatcgctttctctcttcctctctctctctctctctctctctctctctctctctcgctcttcttgGCCCGCgcatagttgagcacgtcgtgctgacatgaCCAGGTTACCAATCCGTTTCCAGCaaactcggtccaggactgctctcctccacTCCTGGCTGCACCCAATCTCTGACAGGTCCTGCTCCCCTTGACCCAGCCACCGAATTCGCTGCGCTCCTttgcgcctcgtgccgaacgggtcgctaGCGAGCACCTTCCTGGTAGGGCATGAAtccggcatcctcatcacGTGCCCCAGCTATCGTATCCTTACGGCCTTGGCCACCGTTAGAATGTCTGCTCCGCCATGCAACTCAGCTAgttcgtggttcattctccttcgTGGGTGGTAGGTTGAAAAACGCACTAGTGCTGATATACCAAggtgaaaaatgtattatGCTGATTTTCTACACGCCTTTTAAAAACACGAAGGCGTGCTTTTGATTGATCGTAATATTTGAGATGGAAATGGGCCgattttaaaatgaatccACTTCAAATGATTTGGATCAATTTTAGCCTGTACTTTCCGCCTCATTATGTGAAGCATATAGTCAAAGAATTTGATTCCCTCTACTACATAGTCATCGCTGTCGacttcttttttattagaCAAATCACTATTTCTTATCCATGATTACTAATATATTTCGACAGAAGAACTGATTCAACAATTCCTGAAATtgtttgtataaatatatGACAAACTAACTgttaaacccgatttcattcagGTCGACATTGTTTAAGGGAATATTGTGGGTTCGTTTTCGAATGCTCTTGTAATTCAAACTTCGATGTGTCGATTcgtctttcttttcactttaagtatttgttcgtttccctcatctcctagcttcgtctttgtaGGTTTActatttcgtttaattcatctttctctggaGCTTTTGAAACACTTTTTTCAAATGGCTATActatgctttttcaaactatcttgaactcctttttcaacaaatctacTCTTTTAGTCATTTTAGCTATCcaggaaaaattttttatcaaatcttctcttctcttgtttttaCACAACAGTCATTTCTGTACATATTTTTCGTTTAGTATGATAAACCCGTTCTAGTCAAAATGTTTCTGCCTAATCTATGGCCTTTTGCACGtcataaaatagataaaagcttttatttatgcctgatgttttccacatccaccctttcgaaacaccCTTTTGGTCCTTTGTAATTTTTCTTGGACCCGTCATATCAATCCCtctacatagcaataaggaaaacaaacacgttgCTCCATCCTAAGCATGCATGACGTTGAcattttttctagttttctttcgcttacgCTTAATTCATCATTTATACTACCTGGATACAATTGTCCCTACTCATTAGCTCCCCGGCAGTAAGTATGGAattttaaggttttttttgcctcatttcgTTTAAATAAGTCATGATTGGTGTGCTCAATGATATTTTCCAACACTCTAACAGGAGGAGCTTGAATaggagcttttgtttctcttcggTTTGATTAGATTAGATTCGGTTGATTTCGACGGTATTTGTACTCCTTAGTGaatattttgtgatgaaaaactATACCATATCCCCTTTTAGCTAGAAACTGGAAAACTTATACTTCTTCACAGAAACTTATACaatagagagttttaagaaacgcatacgcaatatttaggacAAATCAAATGACAATTTGTATTTGAaacttttgtattttgcaggAGACAGGAAGGTTTGGCTTCTTTACAAAAAGACttataaaacatgttcagacaaatagGTCATCATCTGAATTTTTTAAAGCTATTAAAAGGcatacatattgtttcataattgatGTAGAGCTAATAGGGGTAGAGGTAGAGTGGTACAGAAGATGCCCTATTTCGTCGGTGTAACGGAtgctttcggttttgctccaaaaagttgaaaaaagcATGTTTACCGTATTGCCGAAAATTCTGTCATCGTTTGTACTTTTGGCGAAAATAATAGAATTTTTCAACGGACAGGTTGTATGGAAGCCACGCTTATTTCTTGAGCGGGGTGGTTGAAACTTTGGACTCTTTTGCAAcatataaaaagaagcatatgtTCTAAATTTCGGCCACATTTGTGTCTTGTAATTTTAAGTGAACAATATAGCttttttatggagggttgtatgggagcctcCCTTTGTTTATCATAGAGAGTTGAAACTTCGCCAGTCTTAGTTGTAAGTAATGAAACgcctatgtaccaaatttcagatAAATTGGGCATCAGTTGTTAAGTGATTATTCAAGAAATGAGGTTGTAAGGGAGCCCGCTTTTCGGGGGGTtctaaaaccataaaaatcaaatccctaattcgagaccatcatacaAATATATGCCAAGTTTGGTGCGAATTGGTCACAAAAAACATTGAAGCGCGACCAtaggcataaataaataaaaaaataattgcatgcatatatatatatatatatatatatatatatatatatatatatatatatatatatatatatatatatatatatatagatatttatttatatatatatatatatatatatatatatatatatatatatatatatctatatatatatatatatatatatatatatatatatatatatatatatatatataaatatatatatatatatatatatatatatatatatatatatatatttatatatatatatatattaaattaattaattagttTCTAATAATATATTGTATTCAATGGGTAGTAATTACGCATTTCCTGAATCtacaaaatatttaattatagCTTCACGTTTATGTTTAGGCTTGAAAAGTTTAGACTTAATTTTACTTATGAGTTGGGAAGAACCGGAAAAGTATCATCGCTAAACAGATCAAAACAAGTTTGTAAAAGCAGACACCATTAAACATTTGAAATATGTTGATTactgtttttgtgcttctcgttTGTTACTTCTCAACTGTTGATGGTTGTTTTCTGTAGTGGTAGATTCGGAGCACGCCCAAAGGTAGAGCAGTTTAGGTTGACTGCACATGCGTTGTAAATCGAGAGCTGCAGCTGTATCCAGGCGATGTTTGGTTTAGCTATTATAAAAGAAACGCAAGAGCGAGAGGTCTTAAATGTTCTAAGGTGAGTCGTTTGTAACAGCAAAGGAAACCAACTCGTTTTCTGTTGTTAATGGCAAAGAGAAGTTTGTTGAAGTTTGGAAGTAACAAACACGAAgagagtttgttttcgcgGAGCAGATTTCATGGCCCCTTTTATGTTGCCCTATGTTGGCTAGAAAGCATAAGCATAGGCCACAAGTGAGCAGGTTCAACCTTTATGTTAGAGAGGGAAACAATGTTGATATATGCCTTGATTGGCAAACAGTGTCCGTATAAAAATCTGATCAATTTCGTATACAACGTTGTTAATATGTTTATAAAAACCAAGGAAGATTTCTGGATTCCAATGTTGATATAAGCTGGATGCATTATTTGACTttcaaaatagcaaaaaaatattacagctgaacaaatcgttgaaataatgtacacaaatattatttacggtcgaaaaatataaatacattacGACTCAATTCTGCagtagttttatttcaagcaattgtacggacaaaaaacattgaaggCGAACGCTACGGTTCAGCCCCTATATCCCCTAAAGAGAGATTTACTCCCAGGGGTTCACTGGGGCTAGGGGTTCACTCCCAAGGCTTTTTCTTGGCCTTGCTAGAAATTTCCTTACCCATATAGAAAATCTACAGTCGTAAaggttattttctttcgcagctcATACTCCAtcatgcaaaagaataatTACCGCCTAGCTtattctgaaaaaaaaaaaaatttattttatttcatttttttttattgttgggGGTTATGGCTACGATTATTTTCGTAGCAGTGGCGATGAGCCCAGATTGCCTAGAgtcagaaagaaagcaaagcttTAGATACGATTTCCAGAGGATATGGAGACAAAAGATACTTACCACTCGCTGAATATGCCTAAATTGACtacacgaaaagaaattaatgtcaCAAAACGTTCACTATGAGCTTCACTGTAACGAGAAGCGGTTTGTAATGATACTTACTTGGGCAATAATATCTCTTTGGTCGGCGATACATAATGAAGAACGTTCCTTTTTCGACGACGATTGTCATCTtaccgtttcatttttttctatttcagtctTGCGATGACGTTTtgtgataattgaaaatatcaaATGGTGGATAAGATATACATTTTTCACtatcgaaaaatcaaacgcgaaaataaaattaaccctttttgctcgcaaaatttaagcacatatctgtgattttttattaactattttttttactattgtatctatatacattatttttatttacttaagACAAGATTATTAACTGCTTCTCATACAGATGTATGTTGAGAAATACTAGGCATACTAAGCAACCGCATGAAAAACctatgatacaatttttgtatattttcagatCACATTGCATGCTAAAAGCTGTGTTTCGTTACTTTGCGTACCATTTCATCCCAGGTGAAAATCAGTTGTGCTAACTGGAGCTGGTAATTTCGTATAAAgttattcatttcgttcttGTTCGTCGTTGCGAATACGGTTGTTGGTAAGTTTGCCTACCTCGAACTTGTAAATCGTTATTTATTgacaattattttatttacagatTTCGGACATCAACATGAGTCATAGCCAAAACTATGCTTACCAACAGCAATTGTTAGAATTTGCACGGCTCGATGCTCGTttaacaataaataacgctATGATCTACATAATCGTTGCATTAGAAACgaagaagagaacaaaataTCTGCAAAAACTTTCTACTCTGCACTGTTTTGTGCGCGGCTTATTTACACTGGAAGAAATAGCAGACCTGGAGGCAAAAGCTCATCGAATTGTAGTAAAAGCGGTTAGGGAGCGTACACTATACGAAAGGATGAGAACTAGAAGACGCCTTCATCGATCGGGAAACATTTATCCTGAGATAGCTTCGGATTCGGATACCGaataaaacgatcaaattAGAAATAGATTCACTACAGGCTAGGTAACATGATGTCTATGGGGTTAGAAGAAAACGCGAATGAATAATTCTTTAATTCTTTATATTTACTAGGGCGATGTTATATGGttgttttgcatctttccATCTCCTGCGTTTGCAAGATCACGTTAATGGACGTAGCAGGAATGGAGTAATCGATGTTTGAAACAGGAACACACCAGcggataaaataataatcaaaattgcCGACCAATAGAAAACGTTGCTCACTTATCTTCAATAAACATACTGCTGCTGTATGTTCTCATTGCTTGCTCAGCTGCTGACTTCTAATTGGTGGAGAGGCGTGTAACCCTTTCGGACTTGATCAACGAGTTTGTTACTTTATACATGTGTGAAGTGTTTTACTTCATATTTTAGGTATGCAGAAGCGGCAGAAATACAAAATTCAGTAAAGCCTCAAACAGTAGCAGCATTATTTCGCCTGTGGAATACTCATAAAAACTCTATCTGTATGTTTTGCTGATAAATTTCATCGAACTTCTCAAAATGAACAGCAAATAAGCATAAGCTAAGCTTATTTCCATGCATGAGATAAGATGCTCTCCATcgtatctctttctctgtctctcttattcttgaaTTATATAATAATGTATTTTACAATTGAGTTCTGTTGAGTGCTCTTGATTTTAGCCCATGAGGGGTAGTAGAATCTCTACCGATGTGAAGTCATCAGTTGAATTGAGTTGAGTAATCATAATCACCGAGCGGAATGAGCACGAGTGGatcgaaaaaatataagaaagcTAACTCGGATCTTATTGAATTTCGACgaggcaaaggaaagcaagaTAAACTGCGAATTTTGGAGTAATGTAAAAAGAATCTAAGGCCCAGTATCATTGTCCGTTGCTTATATAATCAATTGCATGACGACACATGCGCATTTTGTTTCACGTCAGTTGGATGATACCGGCGGAGTTGAGAGCTCATACTCTATGAGCCAGAGTACATTAATAATTGAACAGAGAGGTTGACTCTATGATTTGCGAGCGGTTGAGACAATCGtgcaacaaatttttttcgcgttttagGGTTGAAGATTGGaatattgctttgtttcttggTTAAACGCCGTTTGCTGCGAAGGAAATATAAACCGATTTTTTAATTGAGATACTACTTTTAGTATGTTTCATTATATTTCAAGCTCAAGTACAGTGTTCAATGCTTTTCAAGCATAATTATATCAACTGAggtttaataatatttgaacataGATATTTGTATTATAACAAGCATATTTGAATCAACTTGGGCTTAATcatagttgaaaacaaataataaatgactTTATTTGTATTAAAACAAGCATTTTGGTAACAAGTGAGCCTTCCtcatatttgaaaacaatgatataatttatataaGAGAGTAGGTCAATATTTTTGTCAATCAGTAATACATGGGAAATATATgttatacaataaaaatattgttactcCCCGAAGCGATTGGAAGAACTGTTAAGATCGTTGAGCTCTGGAAAAAAGGCAGGCTGGAAATCGAGAGCgagtataaaaacaaaaaaatcaaactgcaTTGCGAGAGTGCAAGCGGAAAGATGTGTtggaaaacaacccaaactaAACTCactgaaaagcatatgaaCTCAGATAGTCGAGCTTACAAAGAATTGGTTAACTTTTGAATATGTTAATAGTGTCTCTTAGACGTATTTAAATATAGAACGATATACTCTGTTtcgcaagaagaagaaagatccgggaaagaaagaaggaagaagataCTACTTCACAAAAATATAGGCTTAAAGTTTAGCAAGGTTCACCATACGATCTGAGCAACGTCGTGAAGCAGCCATAGGAAGGTACAAAATCGCAGCAGTTCgtgggttgttgttgtgtgctgatgctgatcTGATCTTTTATGTTCTTTTACAGCATTATCTGGCCCACCAAGGGGGTTCGTCGGTTCAGCTCGATCGTCCACCGAAATCATTATCCAGTGGAAACCATCGCTCGAGGAGCTCCGAAATGGGCAGATTCTTGGCTACATCATCCGTTACCGGTTGTTCGGATACAATGCGAGTCCCTGGAATTACCGTAATATCACAAACGAAGCTCAGCGCAACTACCTGATTCAGGAGCTGATCACGTGGAACGACTACGTGATCCAGATCGTGGTTTACAACAACATGGGCggtaacaacaacagcaccgcAGATCTCACTCTCGTAGGTACAATCGGAGCAGATTACCTTCAGCTGGACACCAGGACGGGATGGGTTCGCACCGTTACGCTATTACACGGTTCAGTGTCGCGAGAATGAGGGCTCTTGGGCGCTTATCCCGGAGCGTGTGGATCCTGCGGTCACGGCATATATCGCAAGTGGCTTGAAACCGCATACGCACTATCAGTTCCGGATACAGGCTACGAACGATCTGGGGCCTTCTAGCTACAGCCGTGAGAGTGTGCAGATCTGAACATTGCCGGCAGCTCTCTCGGAAGGCATCACAGGACTTGAGGTGGTGCCCATTACAACTACGAGCGTGCGCGTCCAGTGGACGGCTCTACGAGCTGCGGCCTGGAATGGAGACGCCGACATCGGTGGCTACCGGATCCTGTACCAACCACTATCTGACTTCCCATCAGCGCTCCAGAGTACACCCAAGCTGGACGTTCTCGGGGTCCAGCAGGTGTCGGCTGTGTTGGCCGATCTCACACAGGATCGCAACTACGAGCAACCGTTCAACTCGCAGGGTTCAGGACCACCATCACAACCGGTCGCGGTATACGTCAGTGAAGCAGTTCCGATAGGGGAACCACTCGGAATCGAGGGTTGAGCGCTGGAACCCACCACGACAGAACACGCAGAATGGTGAGTTGCTTGGGTACAAGATCTTCTACCTTGTGACGGACTCGTCCGCGCAGGATGTTGAACCGATTCCGGTTTGGGATGGAGCTGGTGGTGTATCGGCACGATCGGCACCTATTACGGTTAAGACGCTGGCCGGTTTGCCTGGACCACCGACGCAGCTGTTGTTCAGTGACATCACCATGAACATTCTTACCGTGAGCGGGGACGTGCCACAAAAGCGTAATGGACTTATCCTGGGCAACATCGTTGCTTACGAAACAACCGAGGACAATGAGAGTAAGTTCTTTGTTGGCTAATCTACTAGCTGCTCATGctcatcggttttttttttctaattcctCCACAGAATTCAGCAAACAGGTGAAGCAGAAAGTAACCGGCACGAGCCTGCTAGTGCAAAACCTCGAAGAAGTGGTGACATACACGTTCACGGTTCGCTTACAAACCATCGACTATGGTCCAGCGATCAATGGCAACGTGACGACCGGACCACAGGATGGATTACTTGGTTCTCCGCGTGAGTTGACCATCAGCAAGTCGCAAGCCAGCGTGCAGATGCACTGGATCAACGGCCAATCCGGCAAGGGTCCTATCTTGGGCTACTACATTGAGACGAAAAAGCGCGGTACGTGCTCTTATTATGCCCTCTCTTCCATTTTATCTTACATTCTTATCTGTTCCGGTGTTCCCAATAGACGATCTGCGCTGGGAGACGGTGGCACGAACGACGAATGGGCCATTGCAGGAGTTCACCGTTAGCTTTCAGAATCTGTTGCCTTCAACGGCGTACAAATTCCGTGTCATCTCGTACAACCGGTACGGCATCAGCTGTCCGGTGTACTCGGAGGACGCAGTGCTAACACCGTCGAAGCTCTACCTCGAGTATGGCTTCCTGCAATTGAAGCCATTCTACCGACAAACGTGGTTTATGGTAGCCCTCGCGGCGACATCCATCGTAATCGTCATCATGGTCGTCGCCGTGCTGTGCGTTAAGAGCAAGAGCTATAAGTACAAGCGTGAGTAACACTGCTACAACCGCAAATCTGGCATTCTGACATTTTGCTCGTGACAGCCACCTAGTGCAGTTTACTTACCAATACGCTTTCCAAATACGTTCTCTTTTCACTCGTAGAAGAAGTTCAGAAAACACTCGAGGAGTCGATAGCGATGTCGATTGACGAGCGGCAAGAGTTGGCATTGGAGCTGTACCGATCCCGCCACGGAACATCCGCAAACGGTAGCGTACTGCAAGGTGTTGGCAACGGAACAGGTGGCGGCACTGGCACCCTGATTCACAGCACTTTGGGTCGTCGCAGGTAAGTGTGTCTCCGGCAGCTATATCAGGTGCAGCAATCTGATCTGTCTTATCAAACCTTCTGCTCGTTCGGTAGGCCTCAGAGAGCGAAAACGAGAGCGTCCGGTCAGATCCGCACTCGTTCGTCAACCACTACGTGAACAACGATCTGCTGCGGCAATCCTGGAAGCGTAAGAAACCGGTCCGCAACTATTCCAGTTACACCGATTCGGACCCCGAAGGGTCAGCTGTTATGAGCCTCAACGGGGGGCAGATTATTATGAACAATATGGCAC
This genomic interval from Anopheles nili chromosome X, idAnoNiliSN_F5_01, whole genome shotgun sequence contains the following:
- the LOC128728990 gene encoding protein sidekick-like: MSEIFLIKNRLHQQQLRLVEKAQKNSHDGDSVGGANIVDGTVGASENSEVGTSERKHDNAASLSGPPRGFVGSARSSTEIIIQWKPSLEELRNGQILGYIIRYRLFGYNASPWNYRNITNEAQRNYLIQELITWNDYVIQIVVYNNMGGNNNSTADLTLCRENEGSWALIPERVDPAVTAYIASGLKPHTHYQFRIQATNDLGPSSYSRLEVVPITTTSVRVQWTALRAAAWNGDADIGGYRILYQPLSDFPSALQSTPKLDVLGVQQVSAVLADLTQDRNYEQPFNSQGSGPPSQPVAVYNTQNGELLGYKIFYLVTDSSAQDVEPIPVWDGAGGVSARSAPITVKTLAGLPGPPTQLLFSDITMNILTVSGDVPQKRNGLILGNIVAYETTEDNEKFSKQVKQKVTGTSLLVQNLEEVVTYTFTVRLQTIDYGPAINGNVTTGPQDGLLGSPRELTISKSQASVQMHWINGQSGKGPILGYYIETKKRDDLRWETVARTTNGPLQEFTVSFQNLLPSTAYKFRVISYNRYGISCPVYSEDAVLTPSKLYLEYGFLQLKPFYRQTWFMVALAATSIVIVIMVVAVLCVKSKSYKYKQEVQKTLEESIAMSIDERQELALELYRSRHGTSANGSVLQGASESENESVRSDPHSFVNHYVNNDLLRQSWKRKKPVRNYSSYTDSDPEGSAVMSLNGGQIIMNNMARSRAPLPGFSSFV